Proteins encoded in a region of the Planococcus citri chromosome 1, ihPlaCitr1.1, whole genome shotgun sequence genome:
- the LOC135831453 gene encoding uncharacterized protein LOC135831453 — MRSRSRFRSFSQHCQEREEESKRRKEAENRKQRKEESEKYRKPEEANLAYHRNPNPRPPPPPNAAHVPRPPPHNCYNCSSPYHYVWECPDWDKGPRCFKCGEWGHRSKDCPNEYRDYRSEFEMPDDLLGLYRAGMISAGQMVGLKKKRDDMPDYPNNNQSSNRRDQYHDENSRYHDDHSRHRNRDYDSNNRRSRFSPDRSDHRHENHRDNRRSPNRNPDDVKVTHQRALTTEVTPPEQALQALSLNKPELMETSASDPYMDFLLIEFPKLPVNEMSPTAIAEVHNKIHQLEHWLMCLKKSLDLRVQMLNVEEEATREIVPLFPSNNPIPIPLMDALGPVILNHPPVPPPTSHTSGSSTKTTPEKRQPTKAELKEDEPIVPKPIKKFPEPKPDAGKTPLKKFADNMFNPQAEAKTPTKTDSQLKTGPEFRKSTRPRRITPPFPNRSFQIHPNGFKPMPRTSGTFIRPPTPTVRIE; from the exons GAAGAATCCGAGAAGTACCGGAAGCCGGAAGAGGCGAACTTAGCGTACCACCGAAACCCGAATCCCCGACCGCCTCCGCCACCGAATGCTGCTCACGTACCCCGACCGCCGCCGCATAATTGCTACAATTGTAGCAGTCCGTATCATTATGTTTGGGAATGCCCCGACTGGGACAAAGGCCCGAGATGCTTCAAATGCGGAGAGTGGGGTCACCGAAGCAAGGATTGCCCGAACGAATACAGGGATTATCGCTCAG AGTTCGAGATGCCGGATGATCTGTTGGGTTTGTATCGCGCCGGTATGATCTCAGCTGGACAGATGGTTGGCTTAAAGAAGAAGCGCGACGATATGCCTGATTACCCGAATAACAACCAATCGTCGAATCGTCGTGATCAATACCACGATGAAAATTCCCGATATCACGATGACCATTCAAGACATCGCAATCGCGACTACGATTCTAATAACCGACGCTCCCGATTTTCACCCGACAGAAGCGATCACCGCCATGAAAATCATCGCGACAACCGGAGATCGCCGAATCGTAACCCAGATGACGTAAAAGTCACTCATCAGCGAGCACTTACTACGGAAGTGACGCCACCCGAACAAGCGTTACAAGCTCTGAGCCTGAACAAACCCGAACTGATGGAGACCAGCGCGAGTGATCCGTATATGGATTTTCTCCTGATTGAATTCCCGAAGTTGCCAGTGAACGAGATGAGCCCAACGGCAATAGCTGAAGTTCACAATAAAATTCACCAGCTTGAACATTGGCTCATGTGCCTGAAAAAGAGTCTGGATTTGCGCGTTCAGATGTTAAACGTTGAAGAGGAAGCCACGCGTGAAATTGTTCCATTATTTCCGTCTAACAACCCGATCCCGATTCCGCTGATGGACGCTTTAGGGCCGGTTATTTTGAACCACCCTCCCGTACCGCCCCCGACTAGTCACACCAGCGGCTCGAGCACGAAAACAACACCGGAAAAACGGCAACCGACGAAAGCCGAGTTAAAAGAAGACGAACCGATTGTACCGAAACCAATAAAGAAGTTTCCCGAGCCAAAACCCGATGCTGGTAAAACACCGTTAAAGAAATTCGCTGACAATATGTTCAACCCGCAGGCTGAAGCGAAAACACCGACGAAAACCGATTCGCAATTGAAAACCGGAcctgaatttcgaaaaagtacacGACCGCGCCGAATTACGCCGCCCTTTCCGAACCGGAGTTTCCAGATTCatccaaatggttttaaaccTATGCCGAGGACGTCAGGCACATTTATACGGCCACCGACGCCGACTGTACGAATCGAATAA